AGGAATTGTAAGTTATAGTATCAGGCGCCATATTTTTGAAATGCATTTCTTTAAAAAGATCCATGGCTTCATCCACCATTTTATTCTTACATAGTCCATTAATCATAATATTGTAGCTATGAACATCAGGAGTCACTCCCTTTCGGACCATGGTGTGGAATACATATTTGGCCTTGTTTACATCATCAAGTAAAAAATAACCATCCATTAAAGAATTATAAGTAACAACATCGAGTTTCGTATCTTCTTTTATCATCATAGCTAACACACTTTTAGCCTGTTTAACCTCTCCTTCCTTACAAAAACCATCGACcaatatattaaaagtataaaCATTTGGGTTGATATTTTTCAACATCATTTCATTTAACATACCAACTGCTTCTTTCAATCGACCCACAATGCAAAATCCATATATTAAAGTACTGTAAGTGACAACATCAGGAGAAATTTTCTTGACAATCATTTCAGAATATAAATCACATGCATCAATTACGAGTTTATCCTTGCACAGACTATAAATAATTGGGTTGTACATTACCACATTAGGCATAACCAGTAACCCTTCAATCTTTCTGAGCAATTGCATGGCAGCTCTTGTTTCACCTATTTTACATAATCCGTTGATCAAGGTCCCGTAACTAACTTGATTAAGGTGAAATCCGTTAGCTATAACATCATCATGAAAGTGCAATGCTTTCTTAGCATTACCATTAAGACAAAGACCTTTGATAAGTGTACTAATTGTTACGATATTAGGCTGATAACCTAGTTTGAGAATTTTTCCCAATACAGAAAATGCAAAATCGAGTTGACTGAGGTGGCAGAAACAATTAATCAAGATATTCAAAGTAACAATGCTAGGTTGAATTCCTCTGAATTCCATTTGTTGAGAAAATGAAATAGCAGTGTGGGAATGATTAATCTTAACAAGGGAAGTTAAAATTTTACCGAATTCGAAGATTGGTGGAGTAGGGTTGATATTGAGCATGCGATTGAATGAGAAAACAACATCATCAAGAACAACATTGTGATCTAATGGAGAATGAGTTTGAGAGTATAACAAAGGAATAATGAAATTAGGAATTGGAAGAAACAAATTGGGAGTGGGAAGAGAGTGAGAATACCTTAACCTTGAAATTGAAAATGAcattcttcttttcttttcttcgttGCAACCAAACTATCGATTTTGTTTTTGTACAACTTTCCCtgttttccttctaaatattaaattaaataaacaaattaaaatattcttctaaatattaaatataaaattggtattttgaaattttttgtataGCAATAATGCTATCAACACCCCTCAAATTGCTACTCACACCTcccaaaattatataaaaaaatgaaaatactcAAAATGCCCTTTTATCAATGTTACACATTTATTAACCCATAACTCACATTCATCAATATTCAACCCATCGCATAACTCACATAAAAAAATCACCATACTTCATTGACCATAACTCATAATCATTAAAAACTTACATCACTCACTCATATCCTACAACACATCAGTTTGATGGGCTTTTAAAAACTAAGGTAAggagatcttttacagcgctctttgaaagagcgctgtaatagacttttaaaaaataagttaaggatgTCTTTTACAGTGCTCTTTCAAATAGCGTtgtaataaacttttaaaaattaagttaatgaggtcttttacatggctctttgaaagagcgctgtaatagacttttaaaaactAAGGAGGTTTTTTACGGCGCTCTTTCAATGAGCGTTGTAAtagagttttatatataacactaaaccgcttcagtttcctcttcatttcgTAAATTTCACTACACTTCAGAGTCATCCTCCTCTTCATTGTCCTTCTCATTGTGAATCCTACTGTCCATACGAACCATATTGGCAACCATCTTcatctttgttactatccctaccaactctcattcaaatattatctctaaaccataaaccctaaaccgcttcagtttcctttTCATTACGTAAAtttcatacgcttgtttcctcctcctcctcttcattctccttctcattgcgaaccctacgaacaatattgtcttgttactaaccctcattacgtaaacttcatacgcttgatgatgattgatgaagatgGTTGAAGAATACGATGATTGACGATGAATATGAAGATGAACAATATGTTGAATATagaaagaagaggaagaagatgagttatgaagaagatgaaataaaGAAGATGAGTTATGAAGAAGATGAGAAGATGAGTTATGAAAAAGATGAGTTGTGAATAAGATGAAATAGAGGGAATGGTAATTTcggtattttgatttttttaaatatttgagggGTGTGGGTAGTAATTTAGGGGGTGTTGGTAGCAATATTGTTTTTATAGTTTGTATTTACTACAACAAAAAGTTGTTTTATGGTATACAAAAGGACACAACTTCATGTTTTTATCGGTTTTATCCATGTTTTGTCTGATCTCATGACCAGGAATCAAATAGGGTACAAAACAATCAATTCATGTTTCTCcaattttctctctttttctacCACTCACaagaaaactatttttttcGCTCAAACCAAGACATTGTGCAAAACTTCAACTTAATATATTCCAAGTTTTTGGCTACCTGTTTATGCTTTAATATTGTAATGGAATAATCATCTTTATAAAACATACATTGTTAAATAGTATAGAGagattcataatttttattcttattcatGAGAGTCTCACATTTGATGAGATATGATCTCATATACATCTCTCACCCTATAAGAAGATTTTGTAAATATGAGTTTGCctcaatataaaaattttgtaaatatgagTTTGCctcaatataaaaattttgtaaatatgagTTTGCctcaatataaaaattttgtaaatatgagTTTGCctcaatataaaaattttgtaaatatgagTTTGCctcaatataaaaattttgtaaatatgagTTTGCctcaatataaaaattttgtaaatatgagTTTGcctcaatataaaaatttaacacaTTAGCAAAGTTTATCTAAGATTTATTGGACTACTTGCTATGAGGCTACGTTCTAAATGTTTGGCCCTAGGTGTAAAATGAGCGTGTTAAGAGTTTCACATTAAATGAGATACGGCTTCGAGACACCCTTCGTCTTATAAGCCATTTTTATAAGAATGATTTAGAcccaatataaaaaatataggatTAGATAAGATCATTGTTTGCATTCACAACAAACATTGATGACATATAGATGAGATGTTTTAAAATTTGCTTAAAAATGCAAGTCGAATGTTGTACAATGAAAATCATCAAATAGATACAAATACAGGACGATCAAGTCTTTAATATTAATATCACTCAAGGAAACATAGTTAAAGCAATATACACATTGTCACTACAATAATACAAGTTCAAGTGATCTACAAACATGAActattttgtgattaatttgtGCCAATACTTTTGTGCATGAATGCCTTCTCATGACTGACAAATGACAGTCTTCCATGCTCTCTCCAACTCCTCCAAATGGAAAACAATAAGATATAACATCTTTTCTTGTAACATAGTTATTAAGGAATTACATATTTAAGAGGAAAAAAGACATATAGTTAAAGAGTATAAATGTAATATAATCTTCATTCCAGTTAGTTCCATCATAATACAAAAGAGTAAAAATCACTTGTCAAGAACCTCATTGACCAAAATGAATTATTACAAGAAATGATCAAAACATGAAGATGGCATGAACTCACTTTTTACCTTGATGAATGTCAGACTCTATAACATAGAGATCTTTGAACTATTTCATTGTGAATGAGAAAGCAACTCACctagttttatttttacaatagaCCTCTAACCATTACAATATATATCATAACATCTAAATGATAGCCTTTAATAATTAGATCCCAAAAAATCTTTTGTGCATCCTTAAGTCTTCCATTGGAATGCATTTCTTTAAAGAGAATCACAACTTCATTCACTATTTTAGCCTTACGAAATCCATTAATCATGATATTGTAATGAGCTTCCTCTTCATTTCGTAAATTTCACTACACTTCAGAGTCATCCTCCTCTTCATTGTCCTTCTCATTGTGAATCCTACTGTCCATACGAACCATATTGGCAACCATCTTcatctttgttactatccctaccaactctcattcaaatattatctctaaaccataaaccctaaaccgcttcagtttcctttTCATTACGTAAAtttcatacgcttgtttcctcctcctcctcttcattctccttctcattgcgaaccctacgaacaatattgtcttgttactaaccctcattacgtaaacttcatacgcttgatgatgattgatgaagatgGTTGAAGAATACGATGATTGACGATGAATATGAAGATGAACAATATGTTGAATATagaaagaagaggaagaagatgagttatgaagaagatgaaataaaGAAGATGAGTTATGAAGAAGATGAGAAGATGAGTTATGAAAAAGATGAGTTGTGAATAAGATGAAATAGAGGGAATGGTAATTTcggtattttgatttttttaaatatttgagggGTGTGGGTAGTAATTTAGGGGGTGTTGGTAGCAATATTGTTTTTATAGTTTGTATTTACTACAACAAAAAGTTGTTTTATGGTATACAAAAGGACACAACTTCATGTTTTTATCGGTTTTATCCATGTTTTGTCTGATCTCATGACCAGGAATCAAATAGGGTACAAAACAATCAATTCATGTTTCTCcaattttctctctttttctacCACTCACaagaaaactatttttttcGCTCAAACCAAGACATTGTGCAAAACTTCAACTTAATATATTCCAAGTTTTTGGCTACCTGTTTATGCTTTAATATTGTAATGGAATAATCATCTTTATAAAACATACATTGTTAAATAGTATAGAGagattcataatttttattcttattcatGAGAGTCTCACATTTGATGAGATATGATCTCATATACATCTCTCACCCTATAAGAAGATTTTGTAAATATGAGTTTGCctcaatataaaaattttgtaaatatgagTTTGcctcaatataaaaatttaacacaTTAGCAAAGTTTATCTAAGATTTATTGGACTACTTGCTATGAGGCTACGTTCTAAATGTTTGGCCCTAGGTGTAAAATGAGCGTGTTAAGAGTTTCACATTAAATGAGATACGGCTTCGAGACACCCTTCGTCTTATAAGCCATTTTTATAAGAATGATTTAGAcccaatataaaaaatataggatTAGATAAGATCATTGTTTGCATTCACAACAAACATTGATGACATATAGATGAGATGTTTTAAAATTTGCTTAAAAATGCAAGTCGAATGTTGTACAATGAAAATCATCAAATAGATACAAATACAGGACGATCAAGTCTTTAATATTAATATCACTCAAGGAAACATAGTTAAAGCAATATACACATTGTCACTACAATAATACAAGTTCAAGTGATCTACAAACATGAActattttgtgattaatttgtGCCAATACTTTTGTGCATGAATGCCTTCTCATGACTGACAAATGACAGTCTTCCATGCTCTCTCCAACTCCTCCAAATGGAAAACAATAAGATATAACATCTTTTCTTGTAACATAGTTATTAAGGAATTACATATTTAAGAGGAAAAAAGACATATAGTTAAAGAGTATAAATGTAATATAATCTTCATTCCAGTTAGTTCCATCATAATACAAAAGAGTAAAAATCACTTGTCAAGAACCTCATTGACCAAAATGAATTATTACAAGAAATGATCAAAACATGAAGATGGCATGAACTCACTTTTTACCTTGATGAATGTCAGACTCTATAACATAGAGATCTTTGAACTATTTCATTGTGAATGAGAAAGCAACTCACctagttttatttttacaatagaCCTCTAACCATTACAATATATATCATAACATCTAAATGATAGCCTTTAATAATTAGATCCCAAAAAATCTTTTGTGCATCCTTAAGTCTTCCATTGGAATGCATTTCTTTAAAGAGAATCACAACTTCATTCACTATTTTAGCCTTACGAAATCCATTAATCATGATATTGTAATGAGCATGCAAATTAGGGAGAcaacatcatcaacaacaacattgTGATGAAATAATCGGGAATCAGATTGTAACACTCTGATTTTTAACAGTAAGAATGTAATCTTTTTTGAATAACTAACACTTATGGATGAAATATTCATAATCTTCcttcaattaaaaattagagtaaaatatgtaattgtaaaattcttttttaaaaacgACGATTAGAATTATTGTtgcattatataaaatgattttgataCAACTGACTTACTCACAACCCAACAATTCACGTTGACAAAAAATAGTCACAACTATTTTAGATAAAGAATTTTCATTGCAACAACAAAATTCCAAaaggagtaaaataaataaaaccttaAGATAATCTTGAACTATAACCGAGGAAGACTGGATACTGAGGACCCACGAGTGGCATCAAGTCTCACAACTTCCGATCGCCAATCAAAATCATTGTTTTGCCACATCTTCGACGACGTTTCAATTATCACGCAACACAAAACTCTAAGAACCTGGGGCATAAGTTTGATCCTCGATAATAGTAGAGAGTCACAATCTAAAAACAACATATGtacttataaatatatcatcatATAACAAATATGACTCGTGTGACAAATCACCCTAATGGAATGCTTATATGTCACTACATATGATTTCGGAATTTCAACTATCATCGAgggacgtaaatcataaatgtacagTCTCTCATAGACCaatactatttatcaaggtgtaGTTTCTCACAAACTAGCACGACTCAATAATCCTTGTAACGATAAAGTGGGCCATCAACACCTGAGTCTATCATGTGGACCATCAACACTTGGAAACActtactatgaaatgcatgagcatactatGACATTTTCACATCAATTATTATATAAGTACAATTATTAAAagactttatttttaatactcattaaacacTAACAATCCTTCATTATTTTTCCAAAGAGTATATTCATGACAATTTATCatcaacaaaattcataaaacatAGTAAACACATATGTTATCAACTATGAATACATAATCACGTCAAACACATAAATAATCATGTGCACATTTATCCGTCACTAGCACAAAGAACATGTATACAAACACACTTTGTATTCAAACATAATATATCTGATGATTTCACCGACACCTCTCTATTTCCTTATACCTTAAACCAATCAACTGACTTAATCAATACAAGTTTTTAAAACAACCCCCAAATAAACTATAAGTTTGGCTATTATCTAAATCAATTAGGGTTTGACTTTCTTTTAGGCTTTTTTTACCTAATTAGGTTCTctaacttcaaaaatattttggtttaaacaCTTAGGCGAAAATGAATTTCAAATacttttcaaaacacttatctcatactttaaaatttttgtttttttttaaattattaaatttcaaCTCAAATCTTTGTCTTTATcaacttataataaaatattttcttaacataaatttttatataaagattttcacaaatatttttctcaaataacACAAAAATTTTAACATGTCATCCTTTGACGTAAATGGACTAATTTCAAATTATCACACCGAAAACTCTTTCAAACTTTCAACGCTTTaaaaatttttaagattaagaCATTTCCAAAATTCTCACCTAAATTACctttgaaaagttattttgacataacctaaataaattagaattttatttttttgaaatcacaaattatttaaatattttagtctttaccaatttctaaaatatttctaaGATGTTTTCCACTTTATTCACTAAAGATTTATTACTAAAATTCTTTTAAGGATTGACAATCACAACACATTTTCAacactcaaatattttttgagatGAATCAACTACACACTTGttttaaaatactaacttgTCATAGTTATATCTAacattttttctctaaaatagtATGACTTTCTTTTTGTCTTTTCTttccttatattttttttctcacatAACTTCAAAAGTCTTCAACTTTTTCTTACTACACCAACccttgtaaaaaaaattcaaagttctAACCtcaatatttttgttaacattttCAAAATCCTAAAATCTTCAACAAcactttaaacaaaaaatttttAGATTTTCAACCCTTTTTAAATCCAATACCACATCCTATTTGtacaaaagaaaattttaaaattccaaaCCTTAATTAATATGTTTTGCATTCTGTCATTTGTGATGTGGAAAGGAaaattttctctttaaaaatttatttcatccTTAGttctaaaatacattttataacctcttcaacaataaaaattacaaaaatttaaagatcaaatttattaacataaattcattttttgagtaaaaatttaaagtgttttaaattttattttttctttagatCTACTAACACAGGTCATGGATCTATTATGTTTGTGAAGTAAAAATCAtcttagtataaaattatttttggtaaaaactccaaaatattttaaaataaaattttcttttagatcatttaaaacaacatttactaaagaaaaaaaatatcattcaacatggcttattttaaaaaaaaaaacataaatgttcaaaatcaaatttatcatAGTTCGCACATACAAAAATTGAGGTGTTTCGTTTTGTTTCTTACAAAGTCTCACTACATAGTAAGAAAGTATCTAGATATTTTCACTAATATTTTggtaaaatatttagatattacGTGATTTTGTGTCACATTATCTTGTTCAGTCTTCAAGTTCGTTCTTAAACGAATCTCATAACgctcaaagataaaaaaaaaaaaaaaaaaaaaaaaaaaaaaaaaaaaaagggaggaaaaaaaaaaaaaaaaaaaaaaaaaaaaaaaaaaaaaaaaaaaaaaaaaaaaaattggtagcaaaaaatgatatattaaatctactaattaaaacttttcaaaatttcacaaataaatatttatccaacaAAACTTTGTTCCTTAGCTTAAAAAAAGGTAATGAGATTAAACTCTCATTACAGTCGATATATAAAGCTCCCATTTAATTTTTGGTGGCATTCAGAGTCCGTTAGAGTATATAAAGCTCTCATTTATCTTGTCTGTTTTCTTAAAAGTTagtagaaaattatttttgaaatttcaacaatttcaaGACATTCACATAGTCATTTAAcatcaaagaaaatatttaaataattttttataaatcaatttacaAGTCAGACACAATTacaacaaattttacaaaaaaaacataCAATATAAACGGTAAACAgacgaaaaaaataaacaacattaagtaaaaaTAGACAATAAATCTTAATgattactataaataaattacaagtCTTACAAAGGTTGAGAGTAAACTCGAAGAACGAAAATTGGGTTTGGAAGAAACAAGTTCGGAGTAGCAAGAGAGAAAGCATACATTATACTTGATGATGCCATTGTCTTTGATGGGATTACAATTACAATGGATTGTGTGTTTGTGTTGCAATGAAACATATGCGTAAAAATACgattttagtattttaagtttagtttaatttttgcttaggtccgttgaattttttttctttttatttggtcatttaacttatatttatttacatgtttttaAGATATCTTACATTATGTACGTAGTGTtttaagtttgaaatttttttcagaATTATTATCGTAAAATGTTAAGATTTAATCAAAACATCATAACAAGTCGAATGtccaaattatttttcatgtgaaggaagttaaatatattgattacataaatataattttattatcttgTTTTTAAGGCTATACAAATgtttaaattattgtaaaaaaaatcaagaaatatatattatttataagatttgatgaATGTTCTCTGCATGATTAATATGAGAGATATATTCTTGTAATATTTGGTAGAGTTTCAAATGatcaaaaaatatcaattgaattaattattgtcGAAATTGAGATATATAATTAACGGTACagataaaatataagttaaaaatcaagtcaagataaaataaacttaaatgatCAAAGTGAAAAATGAGTTAAACTTAAATTTCTATAGGCGTAATTTTGCCAAATATTTATACagtagaattttattttatttaaaattaaaaaaaaaaccttttcataaatataattcatatattttgtcgaaaaaatataattcaaatattttttaacaatttgcTTCCAAGGAAAATGACACATAGTAATACAAAGTTCATCCTAAAGATAAATATAGTTTTTGTTAAGATCATGCTCTTATAAAATTACTTTAGATTTTTTCACAAACAAAGAAGTCCTTTCAGCATTATCAACTAAACGATTCAGAACactctttaaaaatataaattaaagacattttttatttttaaccatAACTTAATCAGTATTCATTTTATGAATTGAattttgatgatattatttttttatcaaaatgacGTCAATAAGTATTTATCTTAACCATTAAAATCAGAaaaattgttaagttatatCTCGTTAcgattttgatttatttttttaagctCTGGTGCACAATATCTACCATTGCTACAATAAACAACATAGCTACACAGCAAGTTTAACATAATTAGATATCAATtttgaccaaaaaaaaaaaacaattttgacaatatttaattttgaatcgGACcgtaaataaaattacaataaataaataaaagttattatcGTTGGTGGATATAACTTATAAGTTATACGGAATGTTACTAAGCCTTGTTTGCCTGTTAAATTAAATCACTCGTATCGCCGGAGCTTCTCATAATCTGAAACACACTTTCGCATCCTATCTCCGACTCCACTCTCTCCTGCAGGTATCAACGCCGCTAGGGTTTCTCTCTTCCCtatttctatattttcttttaattaatcgtttatttattttcaattatctAGATCGTGTGATCGGAATCGTGTTTTAGCTCTATCGGATGTTAatttcatcatttatttattttaatcgaATTTGATTTGGATAAAATGTGATTTAGATCTGAATATTTGTCGATTATAATCTGGTTGTAAATATTTTCATACGTctttttattcaatttgaaaaagTGTTTTGGTGATTGaatgaatataatttgtttttatatttaggtTTTATTTTCGTTCTCCATTCTATCTGTCTCGCCTTCTTTGCAGATCCTTTCTcaattctctctctcttttgTATAAATAGACGATTTCACTCGATCTGTTGAAATTTCAACCTAGATCTGTTTATTTGCTTTCGATTCTGTTACGTAATTTCGAACAATCCTAGCAcgatttttttgtttgaaggTTTTTAATCCGAAATTTTGTGAAGGTCGCGTGTAAAATTTAAACCATTTGCTTTGTCTTGATTATTCGTTGGGATTTTTTTTGTTGGTTCATAGATTCCACACTATAGTATGATTATATATCTAATCTATGTATTGAGCATGTTTTGCTcgtaattattaaattaattcaaacatCACAATCATGTAAAGTGAATagatatttgaaatttgaat
This region of Cicer arietinum cultivar CDC Frontier isolate Library 1 chromosome 8, Cicar.CDCFrontier_v2.0, whole genome shotgun sequence genomic DNA includes:
- the LOC101515630 gene encoding uncharacterized protein isoform X2 yields the protein MLNINPTPPIFEFGKILTSLVKINHSHTAISFSQQMEFRGIQPSIVTLNILINCFCHLSQLDFAFSVLGKILKLGYQPNIVTISTLIKGLCLNGNAKKALHFHDDVIANGFHLNQVSYGTLINGLCKIGETRAAMQLLRKIEGLLVMPNVVMYNPIIYSLCKDKLVIDACDLYSEMIVKKISPDVVTYSTLIYGFCIVGRLKEAVGMLNEMMLKNINPNVYTFNILVDGFCKEGEVKQAKSVLAMMIKEDTKLDVVTYNSLMDGYFLLDDVNKAKYVFHTMVRKGVTPDVHSYNIMINGLCKNKMVDEAMDLFKEMHFKNMAPDTITYNSFINGLCKSGRISEVWDLLDEMHNRGQPADMFTSNSILDALCKNNHVDKAIALLTKIKDQGVKLNIYTYTILVGGLCKSGRLKDAQKVFEYLLMKGYRFDVRMYTVMIDGLCKENLVDEALSLLSKMEDNGCIPDAVTYKIIIGCLFENNQNDKAVKLRQEMVVTDLMLKQN
- the LOC101515630 gene encoding uncharacterized protein isoform X1, which translates into the protein MSFSISRLRYSHSLPTPNLFLPIPNFIIPLLYSQTHSPLDHNVVLDDVVFSFNRMLNINPTPPIFEFGKILTSLVKINHSHTAISFSQQMEFRGIQPSIVTLNILINCFCHLSQLDFAFSVLGKILKLGYQPNIVTISTLIKGLCLNGNAKKALHFHDDVIANGFHLNQVSYGTLINGLCKIGETRAAMQLLRKIEGLLVMPNVVMYNPIIYSLCKDKLVIDACDLYSEMIVKKISPDVVTYSTLIYGFCIVGRLKEAVGMLNEMMLKNINPNVYTFNILVDGFCKEGEVKQAKSVLAMMIKEDTKLDVVTYNSLMDGYFLLDDVNKAKYVFHTMVRKGVTPDVHSYNIMINGLCKNKMVDEAMDLFKEMHFKNMAPDTITYNSFINGLCKSGRISEVWDLLDEMHNRGQPADMFTSNSILDALCKNNHVDKAIALLTKIKDQGVKLNIYTYTILVGGLCKSGRLKDAQKVFEYLLMKGYRFDVRMYTVMIDGLCKENLVDEALSLLSKMEDNGCIPDAVTYKIIIGCLFENNQNDKAVKLRQEMVVTDLMLKQN